From Ovis aries strain OAR_USU_Benz2616 breed Rambouillet chromosome 25, ARS-UI_Ramb_v3.0, whole genome shotgun sequence:
TTCAAACTttgatggaagaaaaaaaagaagaaaaaagaaaagataaaacctTTCTTTGACTTCTTGTCATTGCAAGTTGCCATCCTAAGTGATGTGCTTGGAGGAAAAGGATAGAAAAAGCATGTGATTTGGGGTCAGATGGGCCccagtccatccatccatccattctacTTTCCTTCCATATAGCCTCACATCCATTAATTTATCCACCATTTATCAAGCAACTTAAATGCAGGGCATGGTCATAACACAGTGGGATCCTGGATGCCTGGCACTCTCTGTttacctgataaagaatctgaGACCATCTGTATTCTTGGAGGTAGGGCAGGGCAAGATGTGTGGACCCAGTAGGGGTGGGGAGCTGCGCTCCACTTCTCAGCACAGGCTGCCCGATACACAGCTATGCCTCACGTTGTCTGCTCTTGCATCTTCCATCCAGTCTGATTCGAGTTGTGGCAGGGCCCCAAGACTCAGCCACTTGCAGGGGTTTGatttctctgagcctgtttccttaaCTGAAAGAAATGTTACAGTTCCTGGTTGATTCACATGACTTTGGTAGGGAGCTATGGAAATTAATCAAATGAGGACACATGATGAGTAACGAGGTGCtacaaaatatcaaaatagtAACTGTTAATAACACTTTAATCACAGTTATtctgagtgccaggcactgttctgaggGGTCTGCCTGTAGTAACTCATTTCGTTTAATGCTCACCACCATCCTAGGAGAGAAGTACTGTTGATATCTCCATTTTACTGATTAGcatactgaggcacagagaggctaagtcACTTCTGAAATGTCACACAGCAAGAAATGGCACAATGTGGTTTGAACCAGGCAATGAGGTGCTGAGACTTATGCTGTCAGCTGCTATAGCATCATGCCTCTGAGAGGCATCAGCAGTTTCATTGTCTCTATCCTTCTCACATAGCTGGGAGGGGAATACAGCCCTTGGTTTGGAGAACACAGCAAACAGGGCCTCCTATAATTCATTGTGAGATGAATTGATGGGCGTAGGGTCTCAGTCAGCTCTCCACGGTCCACAGGCAGCAAAGCCGTGGAAAACTCAGGTAACCAAACCATACGAATATCTTAAGAGCAGCCAGAGTAGGTGACTGGCTCTCATTCTGAGGAGTGCGCTGGCATTCGGCTTCAGCTCATTTGCTTCCCAGGCCACTCCAGGATGAAAGCGCTGACGCACTTAAACGATCAACAGGCAGGATGCTGGAGGCTCAGAAGGAACTGCCGATGTTGTGCTTGAGACATGTTAGCATAATAGCTGTGCCAGCTGCTCTGCTGAGCAGAGGAGCTGGGACACTGGGCTGTGTCTACACATCCCCGGGGTCGCTTCCGGAGGATCATCAGTTTCTTTGCCAGGCTGGCCTGGTGACCACTGAGCCAGCATCTCTGTTTGACAGATGCCCAAGGGATGACCTCTGAGCCTGGGGTTGTTTCCCATCTGAGCcagagagatgtgtgtgtgtgtgtgtgtgtgtgtgtgtctatgatgatgttttctctctctctccaggaaGCCAAGATTGCTCACCACCTGCAGCGTCTTTTCGGAGGAGGCGGCTGGCACGGAGGCCGGGCTACATGAGAAGCGCAGCTGGGCCCAGGATCGGGTTCCTCTCCCCGCCAGTGGGCGCTCCGTTCCGGGCCCAGGGAGGGGCATGTGGCGAGGAGTCTCACCACCCTGAGTTCAGGGCTGGCCCGTGTGGCCTTGACCCTGGAGGCCAGTGGCGAGGTCGCTCAGTTGGGAGCCTCATTCCCAGGAGCACGGCCGCCTCGGCTCTGACCGTGGGGCACCGAGGATCGGCTCTGACGGCCGTGAGAGGAAGCCCAGGGCTCCTTGGGGCTCAGCCCCGAGCTGGCACTGCCCTGCCCAATAGGCTCAACAAGCTGAGTGGCCCCAGGGCCACTGGCTGTCGCGGGGAGCTGCCGTCCATGGACACTCGCGAGGCCCTGAGTCCTTGCCAGGAAGCCTGGAACAAAGGCTGTCCACCCCCGGAGGACATGAGTGACACCAGCTGCAGCCTCGGAAGTGGCCCCCAGGCACCCTCCGTCCCTGCCAGCTCTCAGGACGTCTTTACCTCCAGCTTTAGTTTCATTCGCCTCTCCTTGGGCTCTGCTGGGGAACGGGGAGAAGCAGAAGGCTGCCCACCCTCCAGAGAGGCTGAGGGCCCTCATCAGagcctggaggagaaggaggccaaggcTGCCAGCTCAGGTGGACCCCACGATCACCCTcggctcctctctctccccttcactCTCAAGGCTTCTCAGGGCCTGGCAGACGCTGCCCAGACCTTGGGGGGCAGCCCCAGTCTGGAGGGCCAGACTCTTCCGTTGTTGGACACGGATGctgcctcctcctgctccctggaTCCCTTGTGGTTTGAAGCCAGCAGCTCTGCAGATGCTCACCAGTGGGACCCGCTGCTCAGCAGATGTGAGCCAGCGCTGCTGCACTGCCTGCAGGGCCAGCGGAGGCGTCTGGAGGTGGGTGTCTTCCCAGCCTTCGGGCGCAGGATGGTCATGGCTCAGATTAGTTCTAGGCAGAGGGCCAGAAACGACGCTTCTGGGCTTGACCGATTTCCCACTGGAAAATATGGCAGCACCTTTGGTGGTTGGCTGCAAAAAGATGTTGCTCCatctctgcttcttctctttCAGCCTGAACTCAAATCTGTTCTCATTTTCTCTGTCCCTTGGACGCTCAGGTTTGTTGTTTGTTGGGCCACAGGCTCCTCTGCAGTTTCTGGCATGGGTGACTTAGGGTTGGCTCAGTGTAACTCTTCTTTGAAGCGGGAGGTCAGGACCACGGAACAGGGGACCTGGAGCTGGCTGGTGTGTGGATGGATGAGTGATATAGAGGTGGTGATGCTCCACATTGGGGCGATCCAGAATCGCTTTTGCATTTTCAGCTCATCTCCCACTGCAGCTCCGGGAGCTCCCCACATGGAATCAGGGGCTCTGTTTCTGGTTCCTAAACCTCTCAGCCCCTTAGTTTCCTTGTTTAGAGATGATAACACCATGCAGGGTTATTCCGTGGTCCGGTAGGAATGTAAGTGCTTTGGAAATTGGGATGGACTGCTTAAGTCCTGACACTGCAATATTGCTGGCCACCCAGTTACCTGAGGGGTGGGTCCACCTTGGAGTAGGCGAGGTTGTTCTACCCTAGAAAGTTCCCAGGGAAACCCGGGCAGAGGTGCTTTGTGGTGACCCACTGACTCGTCCTGTTGAAAGACTGTTTTCCTTCTGGGGTGTGCATGCATGTACACGCACACATGTATATCTATGTGCACGTATGTGCACGCGTGCATATATGTGGATGTATgtacacatgtgcatgtgtgtgtgtgtgtgtgtgtgtgtgtgtgtgtgtgtgtggcgtagGTACATGTAAGTAGGGAAGTCGAGCCTCTCTCATCAGGATTGGAAGGAGGACCTGAAAATGTGAGGCTCACGTTCATTCCGAGGGACTGATCTCATCTGCTCTCAGCCCCTCGTCTGTGGCCTAAAGTCCCAGCCACCTCCCTGTTTGCCCTGTCCCAGACCGACCATCAGATTTATCCCCCAGGGAGAGAGAGCAGCCGGGCCAGTGTGCAAGCAACAGTGCAGTGCGCAGTGTTCCCAGGCGAGGCGTGGAATCTTTGAGTCAGGCACGTCCAAAACTGACACCACTGTCTTACCCGTTAAACCAGTCCTAACCGGTGTCACTGTTGATCTGTAACTGCTGATTTGAGCTAATAGAATGCACCCAGCTCCTTAGAGGAGCTACAGGTTCTCCAGCACCCTCCTCACTGCCCTCCCAACCTCTGCTTCATCTTTAAGTGCCCTCAGTCCTGCTGCTAACCTACTCTCACGGCCACGGCCATGGTCCCTGCCTGGTTCAAATCCTTGTTATGTTTCACCCGAGTTTGGTAAGGGGTCCTGacatgctttcctccagagtcTCTCTTCCCCAATTCCTCCTCTACGAGGTCAGCAGCATTGTCTTTGGGAATACTGCTGGGATGCTGTTATTCCTTGGCTTAAAACATTTGGTGGCTTCTTACTTCCCTTAGGATGGTCTCCAAATCCCTCATCCCGACAATGGAGACCTTTCCCGACTTGCTGCAGCTGCCTAGTGCCTTCCTCCTCCAGCTCGGCTGCTCTCTCTTCCTGTGTCTTGGGCCTCTGCCTGGAGTGAGCTTCCTGCCTTGTGCCACCTGCTAAGCTCTTATTCCTTTCAGTGTGGCTCCAAAGCCACTTCCTTGTGAgacctctcctcccttccccccgcCCCGAGACCAAATgaatccctccctccatcccttcccaCAGCCCTTTGgatgtgctctgtgacaacactCGTCACTTTAATAATCAGTTGTTCGCGGTCCAAGTTCCTCACTTGACCACGAGCTCTTTATCTCCAGCTCACTTCTCTTAGCCATTTTTGGATGCCTGATGCCTGGCATACTGCCTGGTGCTTGATTAAAATTGTGGTTTTAGTGAAATAATTTATCTTGGTAAGATGGGCTGCAGGAATCTAATTGATAGACTTCTTGGATTGAATGTCTGAGGCATAAGGAGAGATGCTGAGAGGTACACACACAAGGAGCCAAACACTCAGTGGAGGTTTGCACCATCGTGATTTCTGGACTCTGAGTGCCAGTTTTCAAcactttatttccaaaatattttaagaaaaatctcaGCAACATATCTGCATTTCAAAAATCCAAGTTTGACACAGGTCAAGCAGAAGTACAAAGTGGTTATAAAGACCAGCTTTCCTTCCTCCTAGATAACCAAGCAGAAAATCACTTGGCAGTGGGTCTGCTGTAGTCAGTCCACAATATCCAGTCACTGAGGTTTGGTAGAACCaacagttttttctttccttttaagtcCTCTTACCAAGATAtaggggtcttcccaggtggcgctagtggtatagaacccacctacccatgcaggagacacaggagatctgggtttgatccctgggtcgagaagatcgcctggaggagagcatggcagcccactccagtattcttgcctggagaattccatggacagaggagcctggtgggttacagtccatagcgtcgcaaagagttggccatgactgaagtgacttagcatgcatgcatgtatctAGATATAGACCAGGATATCTAGTCCTGGCCTAGATTTTTTGATACTTTGGAGTTTGTGAAACCCTGAGCAGATATGCTTTCTGGGGGCCACAGACTCACCATGCCAGTCTCTGAACTACCAGGACATTGGGGTGCCTGGGAGCTGGAATTCTAGGGGCTGTGGTTGCAGAAAACCAACTTGGCTCACCTTTTAGAGTCTATGatctttagttttaaaaagaaataaaacacacccTAGCTATATCTCTTCTTATAATTAGTTATAAGCCACTGGAGAGTTGTTTTATGGGGTCTTGGTTTCTGGAGGATCTCCTGGGGGCTTGTACTCCTGGCATGCTGGCGGGACTGTCTGACTGGTAGCCTGCTGCTTTCGCTTCCTTGTTGTGTGACCTGAAGTCATTTCCTTCATTGTTCTGTGCCTCAAGATGCTCTGGTAGTAGTTGGAGGTAACTGCAGTCCCCACCTCATAGATTGTCGTGAGGATGAAAAGTGCTGGTCCACGTGCAGTGCTTCAGATTGGTTCTGATGCCCAGCGAGAACACAGAATATTGCTCATTGTTATAGAGTATTGCTCATTAGAGAAATGGCTCAGGTGAAGAGAATTTGAGTCAAAAGGGGAATTCACTCTTCTTCCtcgttgacttaaaaaaatattcccaacctttaaaagaaaattcacaacctaaaagttgagagttatgttttatttggtggaaatttttaggacttaagccCAGGAGATAGTATCTCAAGTGACCTTGAGAGATGCTCCAAGGAGGCaagaggagccaggttatatagaagttttgcaacaaagggaagGTAGtcggaacatcaaaagattattgttaattaacaAAAGCCAGATATCCCAGGTTAAGTAGTTcagcacttttctgtgtatgggaagatgcaagagcctgggctcactgaaatcatgcCTTTGATActcacctcagctatctggggccgaTATGCTGTGCTTTCCACATTCTGAGCTTCCTCGGGGCTCAccgtagggagtggctgcagtctggtgGCTGCGAGATGACagatattcttttccttcctgagttccgtCAGGGCTCACCGGCTCACATTGGAAGGCTGCAATCagtgatgactgtgacatccatgtttactgatacggcagggaatattccatttctcacccTGCAGTTCAAATTAAACTCACATCTTGTCTCAAATAATAGGATCTGGACGCAGGTGATCTGTAGTGTAACTTCCTTTGTTTATCCAGCACCTGGATAGTGAGTAACATGATGCTCTCCAGTGATTTGCATGTCTGTTGCGTGGAAGAGGGATGACCTTTATTCTGGGTCGTGGAGTGACCAAAGGAACTCTGTCCAGGGCGAAGGTCTTACAGGAGTGCAGATTTTGCTTTAGATGGAGGAAGAGGCTCCCAACAGTAGAGTTGTGCTTGATGAGGGAGGCCTTGCTTTTTCCACCATGTTTGTGCAGAAACCTCAGATTGCCCATTTGGGCTGAAGAACTGGGGAAGGGTTGAGCTAAGGATCTTCAAAAAGATCCCTTCAAAGATTGGGATTTTAGTGTTCTGgcgctttttaaaatgttttattccaATTCCTTAACCCCTCTTCTCTCCccttaaggaaaatgaaaatctcaGGAATTTGAATTTTAGCTCCTGTTAAATGCAGTCCATCCTTCGTATCCGCAGATTCTGTATTCGGGAATTCACTCTCTTGTTAAACCTTActgaagtccaaggtcagggctCACAGTGCTTCCCTGGTCTTTTGTGGACGTGcatgcagtcactcagtcttgtctgactcttagggaccctttggactgtagcccctcaggcttctctgtccttgggattttccagacaagaatactggagtgggcttccatttcctcctccaggggattttcttgatccaggaatcaaactcgagtgtcctttgtctcctgcattgcaagcagtttctttacctgctgagccatcagggaatccctcATGGACATGCACAGAATGACTGAAAGTCTGGGCCACCCAACACGCATGTTCTAGCTGAGGTCTTGTTTCAGCTCAGACTGTGAACTAGtgtactttgctgctgctgctgctaccaagtcgcttcagtcgtgtccgactctgtgtgaccccatagacggcagcccaccaggctccgccgtccctgggattctccaggcaagaacactggagtgggttgccatgtccttctccaatgcatgaaagtgaaaagtgaaagggaagtcactcagttatgtccgactcttcgcgaccccatggactgcagcctaccaggctcctctatccatgggattttccaggcaagagtactggaatggggtgccatcgtggcctgtttttataaaaatttttcgtgtttttttttttaatttgatatacagtttttttaaaacaaatttgtttttactgaagtatagttgatttacgatgttgtgttagtttcagatgtacagcaaagtgattcagttaaatttTAATGCCATGCTTTTCCCatgtttgatttgttttttgttggtGAGGTCACTGTTTAAGCTGGTTCCCAAGCACAGGACTGGCAGTGCCGTCTGGCACTTGTAAGCACAAGAAGGCTGCCGTGTGCCTAAGTGGAGAAAGTACGTGTGTTAGATCAGCCTCTTTCAGGTGTGAGTTGTGAGCTGAATGTTAATGAAGCAgagataaatattaaatacagaatctttaagggcttcccaggtggcgcttgtggtaaagaacctgcctgccaatgaaggagacataagagatttgagtttgatccctgggtcag
This genomic window contains:
- the DISC1 gene encoding disrupted in schizophrenia 1 protein isoform X3; the protein is MEKAEADREEPAGRMLGGAPQGAPAGGGRGHRAGSQDCSPPAASFRRRRLARRPGYMRSAAGPRIGFLSPPVGAPFRAQGGACGEESHHPEFRAGPCGLDPGGQWRGRSVGSLIPRSTAASALTVGHRGSALTAVRGSPGLLGAQPRAGTALPNRLNKLSGPRATGCRGELPSMDTREALSPCQEAWNKGCPPPEDMSDTSCSLGSGPQAPSVPASSQDVFTSSFSFIRLSLGSAGERGEAEGCPPSREAEGPHQSLEEKEAKAASSGGPHDHPRLLSLPFTLKASQGLADAAQTLGGSPSLEGQTLPLLDTDAASSCSLDPLWFEASSSADAHQWDPLLSRCEPALLHCLQGQRRRLEVKSLRLKLQKLQDKAIEDDDYDKAEMIQQRLEALEKERSSLHFQLPSQQPALSGLLGHLGAQAQASLRWAAQRAGSDDPQARLRMDPKTLEAAAQDSLRVSITRRDWLLREKQQLQKEIETLQARMSVLEAKDQQLRREIEEQERLLPWQGCDLVGGLSLGELQEVTKTLQDTLALAEQIPLRAEPPEAIQSLQERIKSLSLSLKEITAKETISVQPRSSRRRSDH